In Methylomagnum ishizawai, one DNA window encodes the following:
- a CDS encoding type II toxin-antitoxin system VapC family toxin, whose product MMQSVYIESSVISYITARPSRDIVVAARQAITIEWWNEYKSSFETFISELVLQEIASGDTVAANNRLAIVENIPILEATERAKALAEVLLSAQAVPASSTEDALHIAIAAVQNIDFLLTWNFKHINNANTRDKIAKIIRQFDYKSPILCSPEELINER is encoded by the coding sequence GTGATGCAATCGGTTTATATAGAATCCTCGGTCATCAGTTATATCACCGCCCGGCCAAGTAGGGATATTGTGGTCGCAGCGAGACAAGCCATTACCATTGAATGGTGGAATGAGTATAAAAGTTCGTTCGAAACATTTATTTCGGAATTGGTCTTGCAGGAAATTGCATCCGGGGATACCGTCGCCGCAAATAACCGTTTAGCCATCGTAGAGAATATACCCATATTGGAGGCCACAGAGAGAGCCAAAGCCCTAGCTGAAGTACTACTTTCAGCACAGGCGGTTCCCGCCTCCAGCACAGAAGACGCGCTGCACATCGCCATTGCCGCCGTGCAAAACATTGATTTTTTGCTGACTTGGAACTTCAAACACATTAATAACGCCAACACCAGGGATAAAATCGCCAAAATAATCAGGCAGTTCGATTATAAAAGCCCAATACTCTGTTCCCCAGAGGAGTTAATCAATGAAAGATGA
- a CDS encoding gamma-butyrobetaine hydroxylase-like domain-containing protein has translation MNAPIPTDIKLHQKSRFLEISFEDGARFELPCEFLRVYSPSAEVQGHGPGQEILQVGKQAVGITEIRPVGNYAVCPTFSDGHNSGIYTWEYLYHLGANKAQLWDEYLAKLAATGI, from the coding sequence ATGAATGCTCCCATTCCCACCGATATCAAACTGCACCAGAAATCCCGCTTCCTTGAAATTAGCTTCGAGGATGGTGCCCGTTTCGAATTGCCTTGCGAATTCTTGCGGGTCTATTCGCCGTCCGCCGAGGTGCAGGGCCATGGCCCAGGGCAGGAGATATTGCAGGTCGGCAAGCAGGCGGTGGGGATTACCGAAATCCGCCCGGTGGGGAATTACGCGGTGTGCCCGACCTTCAGCGACGGCCATAATAGCGGGATTTATACCTGGGAATATCTTTATCACCTGGGAGCAAATAAGGCGCAGTTGTGGGATGAGTATTTGGCGAAGCTGGCGGCCACTGGAATTTAA
- the hslU gene encoding ATP-dependent protease ATPase subunit HslU: MTPMTPREIVHELDKHIVGQAAAKRAVAIALRNRWRRTQVDDALREEITPKNILMIGPTGVGKTEIARRLAKLANAPFIKVEATKFTEVGYVGRDVESIIRDLIDAAVKLTRQTEMNKVQSRAEQAAEERILNVLLPGATGWNGDEASAESPTRQKLRQKLRNGELDEKEIDIEINSSIGVEIMAPPGMEEMSSQLQSLFQSMNTGRTRTRKLRVKDAFKVLQEEESAKMINEEDIKLRAVESVEQNGIVFLDEIDKICKRGDYSGGPDVSREGVQRDLLPLVEGCTVSTKYGMVKTDHILFIASGAFHLSKPSDLIPEMQGRFPIRVELSALEVGDFVRILTEPNASLTEQYSALLQTEGVTLEFTAEGIERLAQISWEVNERTENIGARRLHTVLERLLETVSYDAPDHSGQTVKIDAKYVEEHLGELAKDEDLSRYIL, from the coding sequence ATGACCCCCATGACCCCGCGAGAAATCGTCCACGAGCTGGACAAGCACATCGTCGGCCAAGCCGCCGCCAAACGCGCCGTCGCCATCGCCCTGCGCAACCGCTGGCGGCGCACCCAGGTGGACGACGCCTTGCGCGAAGAAATCACCCCCAAGAACATCCTGATGATCGGCCCCACCGGCGTCGGCAAAACCGAAATCGCCCGCCGTCTCGCCAAGCTCGCCAACGCGCCCTTCATCAAGGTCGAGGCCACCAAGTTCACCGAGGTGGGCTATGTGGGCCGCGATGTCGAATCCATCATCCGCGACCTGATCGACGCGGCGGTCAAGCTGACCCGCCAGACCGAGATGAACAAGGTGCAATCACGAGCCGAGCAAGCCGCCGAGGAACGCATCCTCAACGTGCTGCTGCCCGGCGCGACCGGCTGGAACGGCGACGAGGCCAGCGCCGAATCCCCGACCCGGCAGAAGCTCCGCCAGAAACTCCGCAATGGCGAGTTGGACGAGAAGGAAATCGACATCGAGATCAATTCTTCCATCGGCGTGGAAATCATGGCCCCGCCCGGCATGGAGGAAATGAGCAGCCAACTGCAAAGCCTGTTCCAAAGCATGAACACGGGCCGCACCCGCACCCGCAAGCTGCGGGTCAAGGACGCCTTCAAGGTGTTGCAGGAGGAGGAATCGGCCAAGATGATCAACGAAGAGGACATCAAGCTGCGGGCGGTGGAGTCGGTCGAGCAGAACGGCATCGTGTTCCTCGACGAGATCGACAAGATTTGCAAGCGCGGCGACTACAGCGGCGGTCCCGATGTCTCCCGCGAAGGCGTGCAGCGCGATTTGCTGCCCCTGGTTGAAGGCTGCACCGTCAGCACCAAATACGGCATGGTCAAGACCGACCATATCCTGTTTATCGCTTCGGGCGCGTTCCATCTGTCGAAGCCCTCGGACCTGATCCCGGAAATGCAGGGCCGCTTCCCGATCCGGGTGGAATTGAGCGCGCTGGAGGTCGGCGACTTCGTGCGTATCCTGACCGAACCCAACGCCTCGTTGACCGAGCAATATTCGGCCCTGCTGCAAACCGAGGGCGTCACGCTGGAATTCACCGCCGAAGGCATCGAGCGCTTGGCCCAGATTAGCTGGGAAGTCAACGAGCGCACCGAGAACATCGGTGCCAGGAGGCTGCACACCGTGCTGGAACGGCTGTTGGAAACCGTCTCCTACGACGCGCCCGACCATTCCGGCCAAACCGTGAAGATCGACGCCAAATATGTCGAAGAACATTTGGGCGAACTCGCCAAGGATGAAGACTTGAGCCGCTATATCCTGTAA
- the hslV gene encoding ATP-dependent protease subunit HslV gives METFHGTTIVSVRRGDKVVIGGDGQVTLGNTVMKGNARKVRRLYHGRVLAGFAGATADAFTLFERFEGQLEKQRGNLTKAAVELVKDWRTDRMLRRLEALLAIADSKASLIISGNGDVIEPENGLIAIGSGGPFAQAAARALYENTELDARDIVERSLNIAADICIYTNRNLTIEELDLQSDLQE, from the coding sequence GTGGAAACATTTCACGGAACAACCATCGTCTCGGTCCGCCGCGGCGATAAGGTGGTGATCGGCGGCGACGGTCAAGTCACCCTCGGCAACACGGTCATGAAGGGCAACGCCCGCAAGGTCCGCCGCCTCTATCATGGCAGGGTGCTGGCGGGCTTCGCCGGGGCCACCGCCGACGCCTTCACCCTGTTCGAGCGCTTCGAGGGGCAGTTGGAAAAACAGCGCGGCAATCTCACCAAAGCCGCCGTCGAATTGGTCAAGGACTGGCGCACCGACCGCATGTTGCGCCGTCTCGAAGCTTTGCTTGCCATCGCCGACAGCAAGGCTTCGCTGATCATCTCCGGCAACGGCGACGTGATCGAACCCGAGAACGGCTTGATCGCCATCGGTTCCGGCGGTCCCTTCGCCCAGGCTGCCGCCCGCGCCCTGTACGAGAACACCGAACTCGACGCCCGCGACATCGTCGAGCGCTCGCTGAACATCGCCGCCGACATCTGCATCTATACCAACCGCAACCTCACCATCGAAGAACTCGACCTGCAATCGGACTTGCAAGAATAA
- a CDS encoding YidH family protein, with protein sequence MSDLNDPRVFFAAERTLLAWNRTSLAWMAFGFVIERFGLFMRLVAGDHTGPWSRGISFWVGIVFILAGAVIGLGSTLQYRTVLKSLKPVEIPKGYRVGLGMASNLLVAVLGLVLLGYLFVGGN encoded by the coding sequence ATGTCCGACCTGAACGATCCCCGCGTTTTCTTCGCCGCCGAGCGGACCCTGCTGGCTTGGAACCGCACCAGCCTGGCCTGGATGGCGTTCGGCTTCGTCATCGAGCGTTTCGGTTTATTCATGCGGCTGGTGGCGGGCGACCACACCGGGCCTTGGTCGCGGGGCATATCGTTCTGGGTGGGGATCGTCTTTATCCTGGCCGGGGCCGTGATCGGCCTGGGGTCGACCCTGCAATACCGCACGGTCCTGAAGAGCCTGAAGCCGGTGGAAATCCCCAAAGGCTACCGGGTCGGCCTCGGGATGGCTTCCAACCTGCTGGTGGCCGTGCTGGGGCTGGTTTTACTGGGGTATTTGTTCGTCGGCGGGAATTAG